Proteins from one Candidatus Nealsonbacteria bacterium genomic window:
- a CDS encoding DNA-directed RNA polymerase subunit beta: MQKLPVKNFGKSKVSFPRPYLLSLQKESWQRFWEEGLKNLFKEVSPIRDYTGKEWELWFLDYKMDVPKYKDDEDAKINNDSYEAPLRVMAKLVNLKTKDVKEQEVFLTDFPIMTERGTFIVNGVERVAISQLIRSPGVFFTSQIIQGKHFFGGKIIPNRGAWLEFETEVSGFMALKIDKKRKIPATILLRAFCLPKKNATGLTDDEILEMFKDVDKGELRYIEETLKKDPFKTRDEALIEIYKRLRPGDIATVETATELIENTFFNFTRYDLSEVGRWRMIQRLPYDSTTDEINIEDRVLRSDDIIHTLREVVRLNNDPDAKPDQIDHLGHRRVRTFTETLENKLRLGVMRMERHIRDKMSTLEPFSMTPSQIINPRSFMSAVKEFFTASQLSQFMDNENPLAELEHKRRLTATGPGGLTRERAGFEARDVQPSHYGRICPIETPEGPNVGLVVHLANFARINRYGFIETPYFKVEKGKVTSEAYYMNAYEEEKYNIAHAGIEINDKNEILAAKVEARVKGEPGLIEKNKIDFIDVSSEQFISVATSCIPFLQNDDANRALMGSNMQRQSVPLINPEPPLVSTGIEDKIAKDSGQVFLSPFDGNVVEVDALHIVVRPEGKKDNRSDVTYKFKTFNKTNQYTCFHQRTTVRKGQKVKKGEILSDGGSIAQGRMALGQNVLVAFVSWRGLNFEDAIIVSERLVQKDTYTSIHVESLTCDVRETKLGPEIITSDIPNVSEKKLKDLDEEGVIRVGAEVGPNDILVGKISPKGEVDMTAEERLLKAIFGEKAKEVKDTSLIMEHGKKGRVIGVKIFSRDMGHKLDPGVIKRVEVDIAEIRKIEAGDKLAGRHGNKGIISKVLPVEDMPYLEDGTPVDIVLNPLSVASRMNIGQILETHLGWAAKKLNYIAVTPSLSSANEKDIQEELKKAGLPEDGKVKLFDGRTGEAFPERITVGIIYMMKLIHMVRDKIHMRSIGPYSLITQQPLGGKAQFGGQRLGEMEVWALEGYGAATVLQEMLTIKSDDITGRAAAYESILKGEVIKTPNIPSSFNLLVNELKSLSLSIEIKGEKTE, from the coding sequence ATGCAAAAACTCCCAGTCAAAAATTTCGGTAAGTCAAAGGTTTCTTTTCCGAGGCCATATCTTCTTTCTCTTCAAAAAGAAAGTTGGCAAAGGTTCTGGGAAGAGGGGTTAAAGAATTTATTCAAAGAAGTTTCTCCTATAAGAGACTATACTGGAAAAGAATGGGAACTTTGGTTCTTGGATTACAAGATGGACGTTCCTAAGTATAAAGACGACGAAGACGCAAAGATTAATAACGACTCCTATGAAGCGCCTTTAAGGGTGATGGCCAAGTTAGTTAATCTTAAGACCAAAGACGTTAAAGAACAGGAGGTTTTTTTGACTGATTTTCCGATTATGACCGAGAGAGGGACCTTCATTGTTAATGGCGTTGAAAGAGTTGCCATATCACAATTAATAAGATCTCCTGGTGTTTTCTTTACATCTCAAATTATTCAAGGGAAACATTTCTTTGGTGGAAAAATTATTCCAAACAGAGGAGCTTGGCTAGAGTTTGAGACCGAAGTTTCCGGCTTTATGGCTCTTAAAATTGATAAAAAGAGAAAGATTCCCGCAACTATTCTATTAAGGGCTTTTTGTTTGCCTAAAAAAAATGCAACCGGATTAACTGACGATGAGATCCTTGAAATGTTTAAGGATGTTGATAAGGGAGAATTAAGATATATTGAAGAGACTCTTAAAAAAGACCCCTTTAAGACTAGAGACGAAGCATTGATTGAAATTTATAAAAGATTAAGACCTGGAGACATTGCGACCGTTGAAACAGCCACAGAGCTAATAGAAAACACTTTCTTTAATTTTACAAGATACGACCTTTCAGAAGTTGGAAGATGGAGAATGATTCAAAGGCTTCCATATGACTCTACAACCGATGAAATCAATATTGAAGACAGGGTTTTAAGATCGGACGACATCATTCATACTTTAAGAGAGGTGGTAAGACTAAACAATGATCCTGATGCAAAGCCTGATCAAATCGATCACCTTGGACACAGAAGAGTCAGAACTTTTACAGAAACTCTTGAGAATAAACTAAGATTGGGAGTTATGAGGATGGAAAGACATATTCGAGATAAAATGTCAACTCTAGAACCATTTTCTATGACACCTTCACAGATTATTAATCCTCGTTCGTTTATGTCTGCGGTTAAAGAATTTTTTACTGCTTCTCAGCTTTCTCAATTTATGGATAATGAAAATCCATTAGCTGAGTTAGAACACAAAAGAAGATTGACCGCAACAGGACCCGGAGGATTAACTCGCGAAAGGGCTGGATTTGAGGCGAGAGACGTACAGCCATCTCATTATGGAAGAATTTGTCCGATTGAAACTCCAGAAGGTCCAAACGTTGGATTGGTTGTTCACTTAGCTAACTTTGCCAGAATTAATCGCTATGGATTTATTGAAACTCCTTATTTTAAGGTTGAAAAAGGAAAAGTTACTTCCGAGGCTTATTATATGAATGCTTATGAGGAAGAGAAATATAATATTGCTCATGCAGGAATTGAGATAAACGATAAGAACGAAATTTTAGCTGCAAAAGTGGAAGCTAGAGTAAAGGGAGAACCTGGTTTGATAGAAAAAAATAAAATAGATTTCATTGACGTGTCTTCAGAGCAGTTTATTTCAGTTGCTACATCATGTATCCCATTCCTACAGAACGATGATGCTAACAGAGCTCTTATGGGATCAAATATGCAAAGGCAATCAGTGCCATTGATTAATCCTGAGCCACCATTAGTATCAACTGGAATTGAAGATAAAATTGCCAAAGATTCAGGACAAGTTTTTCTTTCTCCTTTTGATGGGAACGTTGTTGAAGTTGATGCTTTACATATCGTTGTAAGACCAGAAGGAAAAAAAGATAATAGGTCAGACGTTACTTATAAATTTAAGACATTTAATAAAACTAATCAGTATACTTGCTTCCATCAACGGACAACAGTTCGTAAGGGTCAAAAAGTTAAGAAAGGAGAAATTCTTTCTGATGGAGGAAGTATTGCACAAGGAAGAATGGCCTTGGGTCAAAACGTTTTAGTAGCTTTTGTTTCTTGGAGAGGGCTTAACTTTGAAGATGCTATTATAGTTTCTGAAAGACTTGTTCAGAAAGATACATATACATCTATTCATGTTGAAAGCTTGACTTGTGATGTTCGTGAAACAAAACTTGGACCAGAAATTATTACTAGTGACATACCAAATGTTTCAGAAAAGAAACTTAAAGACTTAGACGAAGAGGGTGTTATAAGAGTTGGCGCCGAAGTTGGACCAAATGATATCCTGGTTGGAAAGATTTCTCCTAAAGGAGAGGTTGATATGACCGCTGAAGAAAGATTACTTAAAGCTATCTTTGGAGAAAAAGCTAAGGAAGTCAAAGACACTTCCCTTATTATGGAGCACGGAAAGAAAGGGAGGGTTATTGGAGTCAAAATCTTTTCTCGAGATATGGGGCATAAGCTTGACCCAGGCGTTATAAAAAGAGTTGAAGTAGATATTGCTGAAATAAGAAAAATTGAAGCCGGAGACAAGCTTGCTGGAAGACATGGAAACAAGGGCATTATTTCAAAAGTACTTCCCGTTGAAGATATGCCTTATCTAGAAGATGGAACTCCTGTAGATATTGTTCTTAATCCTTTATCCGTAGCTTCTAGAATGAATATTGGACAAATACTTGAAACTCACCTAGGTTGGGCTGCTAAGAAATTGAATTATATCGCAGTAACTCCTTCACTATCCAGTGCTAATGAAAAAGACATTCAAGAAGAACTAAAGAAAGCAGGTCTTCCCGAAGATGGAAAAGTTAAACTATTTGATGGAAGAACCGGAGAAGCTTTCCCTGAAAGAATTACCGTTGGAATAATTTACATGATGAAATTGATACATATGGTAAGAGATAAGATTCATATGAGATCAATCGGACCATACTCTCTAATAACTCAACAGCCTTTAGGAGGAAAGGCACAGTTCGGAGGGCAAAGACTTGGAGAGATGGAAGTATGGGCATTAGAAGGGTATGGAGCTGCAACTGTACTGCAAGAGATGTTAACCATTAAATCGGATGATATCACTGGAAGAGCAGCTGCATATGAATCCATCTTGAAAGGAGAAGTTATTAAGACCCCAAACATTCCTTCTTCTTTTAACCTATTAGTCAACGAATTAAAATCGCTTTCTCTTAGTATTGAGATCAAGGGCGAAAAAACAGAGTAA
- a CDS encoding rod shape-determining protein RodA, translating into MNGVLKHFKSMDWLIIASSSFLFALGAISIYASSVGGNMSDFFKQMIFFALGISVMIALSFFDWRALKENPYFVLTLYFIGVILLLGLFVFAPEIRDVRRWYALGPISFDPVEFIRIVLIVLLAKYFSGRHAEMYKISHVVLSGIYILIPSVITFFQPDLGSAIILGFLWIGVLIVSGIKTKHFIALCMIGLLVLSLGWLFLLKDYQKVRITAFLEPKMDPQGINWNPEQAKIAIGSGGFLGQGIGKGSQTQNGFLPEAKTDFVFSAIAEELGLLGVIAILGAFSLLFFRILKLALRAPDNFSRLFCSGFVIMLAAQVFVNIGMNQGILPIVGIPLPFVSYGGSSLFFTFIGLGIIQSIKVSIDKF; encoded by the coding sequence ATGAACGGAGTATTAAAACATTTTAAATCAATGGATTGGCTTATTATAGCCTCTTCTTCTTTCCTTTTTGCATTAGGAGCTATATCTATTTATGCATCCTCAGTTGGTGGGAATATGTCAGATTTTTTCAAGCAAATGATTTTCTTTGCTCTTGGAATATCCGTAATGATTGCGCTGAGTTTTTTTGACTGGAGGGCATTGAAGGAAAACCCTTATTTTGTTTTAACACTTTATTTTATCGGAGTAATACTTTTGCTTGGATTATTTGTATTTGCTCCAGAGATAAGAGATGTAAGGCGCTGGTATGCACTTGGCCCAATATCATTTGACCCAGTTGAGTTTATTAGAATAGTCTTGATAGTTTTATTGGCTAAATATTTTTCCGGAAGACATGCCGAAATGTATAAGATATCCCACGTTGTATTATCGGGTATTTATATCTTAATACCATCAGTTATTACTTTCTTTCAGCCTGATCTCGGATCAGCGATAATATTAGGTTTTTTATGGATTGGGGTTCTTATTGTTTCCGGTATAAAAACCAAGCATTTTATCGCATTATGTATGATCGGTCTCCTAGTCCTTAGTTTAGGCTGGCTTTTTCTATTGAAAGATTATCAAAAAGTTCGTATAACGGCTTTTCTTGAACCGAAGATGGACCCGCAAGGAATTAATTGGAATCCCGAACAAGCTAAAATAGCAATAGGTAGTGGTGGTTTTTTGGGCCAGGGTATTGGCAAGGGTTCCCAGACGCAAAATGGGTTTCTGCCCGAAGCTAAGACAGACTTTGTTTTTTCAGCCATAGCCGAAGAGTTAGGTCTTTTGGGAGTAATTGCAATTTTAGGAGCATTCTCTTTGTTATTTTTTCGGATACTTAAATTAGCCTTAAGGGCACCCGATAACTTTTCGCGCTTATTCTGCTCGGGGTTTGTAATCATGCTAGCTGCTCAAGTTTTTGTTAATATAGGGATGAATCAGGGAATTTTGCCTATTGTTGGAATCCCACTCCCTTTTGTGAGCTATGGGGGAAGTAGTCTTTTTTTTACTTTCATAGGACTAGGAATAATTCAAAGTATTAAGGTAAGCATTGACAAATTTTGA
- the rpoC gene encoding DNA-directed RNA polymerase subunit beta', whose translation MKVENLESIRIKIASPDDVLGWSHGEVTKPETINYRNQRPEKDGLFCEKIFGPEKDFECYCGKYRKIRYKGIICDRCGVEVTRSSVRRERMGHIKLACPVSHIWFLRGVPSRIGMVLNIPMQKLEKVIYFAAYIVTHVNNEAKEGIIKEIEAEFKQRIKLIEAKEKGTEQKTESQELKSARSKALEEVSSIKNFKILSEVEYYDLSLKYGEIFEAGTGAEALRKIFERVNLEDEITKVEAVVEGLSAIEKKKAQKRLQLLKSMKKAGIRPEWMFLTTLPILPPDLRPIVQLDGGRYASSDLNDLYRRVINRNNRLKYLLEINAPDVIVRNEKRMLQEAVDALIDNDMRKGVITQATTGGRRLLKSLADMLKGKQGRFRQNLLGKRVDYSGRSVIVVGAQLKLYQCGLPKKMALELFKPFVINKILERELAYNVRGATKLIEEGIDEVWGILEEVVKDKVVLLNRAPTLHRLGFQAFRPLLIEENVIQLHPLVCSAFNADFDGDQMAVHLPLSEEAQKEAKDIMLSSLNLLKPATGLPIVSPTQDIVLGCYWLTKVMEGKEGEGKVFGSAKEALLAQEFGHIDLRAKVKVRMNNEMVETSAGRIIFNGVIPEGHEFQNELMNSKNLRKLTREIIEDYGKEIAQITLDKIKDLGFEYATQSGVSWGMGDLIVPEEKKEIIETTNKEVEKIEDYYKKGFFSKEEKTEKIIEAWHKTKREIEKLVPKTLPNDGSVFAIIDSGSRGSWSQPVQMAGMKGLVANPAGQTIELPIRSSFKEGFGVLEYFISTHGARKGTADTALRTATAGYLTRRLVDVSHEVIILEDDCKDHKGLEVNRADVDEIDQDMTFKIVGRLAMEDIKDKSGLLVKKGDIIDWKKAEIISKSEEIKSFRVRSPLTCNTARGVCKNCYGWDPGQNDMVKIGDAVGVIAAQAIGEPGTQLTMRTFHTGGVAGGGDITLGLPRVQEIFEVRVPGGKAEISRTDGKVIEITPEGVIKIKPKGEVVKTKKKSETIDYKTSLKSEILVEVGQDVKKGDLLCQGNLDLRDVFKLDGMEITQKHILQEVQRIYVSQGVNVHDKHIELIVRQMFSRVKIKKPGGSILVPGEVIEKEKLHEINEKLEKEGKEKAVASSVLLGITNVALTTDSFLSAASFQETSRVLIKAALEGKEDKLRGLKENVIIGKIIPAGTGYKKNK comes from the coding sequence ATGAAGGTTGAAAATTTAGAATCTATAAGAATAAAAATTGCTTCACCCGACGATGTTCTCGGGTGGTCTCACGGTGAGGTGACAAAGCCAGAAACAATAAACTACAGAAATCAAAGGCCTGAAAAGGACGGATTATTCTGTGAAAAAATATTCGGTCCCGAAAAGGATTTCGAATGTTACTGCGGAAAATATAGAAAGATACGTTATAAGGGAATAATTTGTGATAGATGTGGTGTTGAAGTAACTAGATCATCAGTCAGAAGAGAAAGAATGGGCCACATTAAATTAGCCTGTCCCGTTTCTCATATATGGTTTTTAAGAGGAGTTCCATCAAGAATTGGAATGGTTTTAAATATTCCGATGCAAAAACTAGAAAAGGTTATTTATTTTGCCGCATATATTGTAACTCATGTTAACAATGAAGCTAAAGAAGGAATTATTAAGGAAATAGAAGCGGAATTCAAGCAAAGAATAAAATTGATAGAAGCAAAAGAAAAAGGAACTGAGCAGAAAACTGAATCACAAGAATTAAAGTCCGCAAGATCAAAAGCACTAGAGGAAGTTTCTAGTATCAAGAATTTTAAGATATTGTCAGAGGTTGAATATTATGATCTTTCTTTAAAGTATGGAGAAATTTTTGAAGCAGGAACTGGAGCAGAGGCCTTAAGAAAAATATTCGAAAGAGTTAATCTTGAAGATGAAATAACTAAAGTTGAGGCAGTTGTGGAGGGATTATCTGCTATTGAAAAAAAGAAGGCTCAAAAAAGATTACAATTACTTAAAAGCATGAAAAAGGCTGGCATTAGACCAGAATGGATGTTTTTGACTACACTTCCTATCTTACCACCAGATCTTAGGCCAATAGTTCAACTTGACGGAGGACGCTATGCTTCTTCTGATCTTAACGATCTTTATAGAAGAGTCATTAACCGAAATAACAGATTGAAATATTTATTAGAAATTAATGCACCTGATGTAATTGTTAGAAACGAAAAGAGAATGTTGCAGGAAGCTGTCGATGCTCTTATTGATAATGATATGAGAAAGGGAGTAATAACTCAGGCTACAACCGGAGGAAGAAGACTTCTTAAGTCCTTAGCTGATATGCTTAAGGGAAAGCAGGGACGATTTAGACAAAACCTTCTTGGCAAAAGAGTAGATTATTCTGGAAGATCAGTTATTGTGGTTGGTGCACAACTCAAGCTTTATCAGTGTGGACTACCTAAAAAGATGGCTCTGGAACTCTTTAAGCCTTTTGTGATTAATAAAATATTAGAAAGAGAGCTAGCATATAATGTGAGGGGTGCAACTAAATTAATTGAAGAAGGAATAGACGAAGTTTGGGGAATATTAGAAGAGGTGGTCAAGGATAAAGTTGTTTTACTTAATCGTGCTCCTACCCTTCATCGTTTAGGTTTTCAAGCCTTTAGACCTCTATTGATTGAAGAGAACGTTATTCAACTACATCCATTAGTTTGTAGTGCTTTTAATGCAGACTTTGATGGAGATCAGATGGCAGTCCATCTTCCATTATCAGAAGAAGCTCAGAAAGAAGCAAAAGATATTATGTTGTCTTCTTTGAACTTATTAAAACCAGCTACAGGACTTCCAATTGTATCACCAACTCAGGATATCGTTTTGGGTTGCTACTGGCTTACAAAAGTAATGGAAGGAAAAGAGGGCGAAGGCAAGGTCTTTGGCTCAGCAAAAGAAGCTCTTCTAGCCCAAGAATTTGGACACATTGATTTACGAGCAAAAGTAAAAGTAAGAATGAACAACGAGATGGTTGAAACTAGTGCAGGTAGAATCATTTTTAATGGGGTGATACCAGAGGGTCACGAATTTCAGAATGAACTTATGAATTCCAAGAATCTTCGAAAGCTTACTCGAGAGATCATTGAAGACTATGGAAAAGAAATAGCTCAAATAACCCTAGACAAGATAAAGGATCTTGGATTTGAGTATGCAACTCAATCAGGTGTTTCCTGGGGAATGGGAGACTTAATAGTTCCTGAAGAAAAGAAAGAAATTATTGAAACGACTAATAAAGAGGTTGAAAAAATAGAAGATTATTACAAAAAAGGATTCTTTTCTAAAGAAGAAAAGACAGAGAAAATTATTGAAGCTTGGCATAAAACAAAAAGAGAAATTGAGAAACTTGTTCCAAAAACTCTACCAAATGATGGATCAGTCTTTGCCATTATTGATTCTGGGTCAAGAGGTTCTTGGTCTCAACCGGTTCAAATGGCGGGAATGAAGGGATTGGTAGCTAACCCTGCTGGTCAGACTATTGAGTTACCTATTAGAAGTTCTTTCAAAGAAGGATTTGGTGTTCTTGAGTACTTCATTTCAACTCATGGTGCTAGAAAAGGAACTGCTGATACGGCTCTTAGGACAGCAACCGCTGGATACTTAACCCGAAGACTAGTTGACGTTTCTCATGAGGTTATTATTCTAGAGGATGATTGTAAAGATCACAAAGGGTTAGAAGTAAACAGGGCAGACGTAGATGAAATAGATCAAGACATGACCTTCAAGATTGTAGGAAGGTTAGCAATGGAAGATATTAAGGATAAATCAGGATTATTGGTCAAAAAAGGCGATATAATTGATTGGAAGAAAGCAGAGATAATTTCAAAGTCAGAAGAAATAAAAAGCTTCAGAGTAAGGTCGCCACTTACATGCAATACAGCAAGGGGAGTTTGTAAAAATTGCTATGGATGGGATCCAGGCCAAAATGATATGGTTAAGATAGGAGATGCGGTTGGAGTCATTGCAGCACAAGCAATTGGTGAACCTGGAACACAGTTAACCATGAGAACCTTTCATACTGGAGGAGTTGCGGGAGGTGGAGATATTACCTTAGGTTTACCTAGAGTTCAAGAAATATTTGAAGTTAGAGTTCCTGGAGGAAAGGCTGAAATATCTAGAACTGATGGAAAGGTAATAGAAATAACTCCTGAGGGAGTAATTAAGATAAAGCCAAAAGGTGAAGTTGTTAAAACCAAGAAAAAATCAGAAACTATTGATTATAAAACATCTCTTAAGTCTGAGATTCTAGTAGAGGTAGGCCAAGATGTTAAGAAAGGTGATTTGCTTTGCCAAGGCAATCTAGACCTTCGAGATGTATTCAAATTAGATGGAATGGAAATAACTCAAAAGCATATTTTACAAGAAGTCCAAAGAATTTATGTTTCTCAAGGAGTTAATGTTCATGATAAGCATATTGAACTTATTGTTAGGCAAATGTTTTCAAGAGTTAAAATCAAAAAACCAGGTGGTTCAATTTTAGTTCCCGGAGAAGTAATTGAGAAA